A single Drosophila miranda strain MSH22 chromosome XR, D.miranda_PacBio2.1, whole genome shotgun sequence DNA region contains:
- the LOC108165275 gene encoding probable chitinase 10: MNTMKFNTTVIGFLALSCMAAAQKNWKLWKPTNSVTIRQNGGSLCANHLVGEFVPHAEDCQMFYLCVENGDAVLASCPPTMLFNSDSKLCDTAGNVRCRNDTESGMENAIPPNDGDNDFNKMITDAATYCATLTQQQSNDRIVYIGSSSSCSNYYICYYGQAILQECSSELHWNAMTGKCDVPERAQCTLGAPEEDPSTNPIAPNANINSGVAVWNEFIHCPTYGQHLYPHMQRCEFFIYCVKGHPTLQQCPFYYFFDIASKSCQWSRTALCVRDLNLPPQIKRQT; encoded by the exons ATGAATACGATGAAATTCAATACAA CAGTCATTGGTTTTTTGGCGCTAAGCTGTATGGCCGCGGCCCAGAAAAACTGGAAGCTCTGGAAGCCCACTAATTCGGTGACCATACGACAGAATGGCGGAAGCCTGTGTGCCAATCATTTGGTTGGTGAATTTGTGCCGCATGCTGAAGACTGCCAAATGTTTTATCTGTGCGTGGAGAACGGTGATGCTGTCTTGGCCTCCTGTCCACCCACAATGCTCTTCAATTCTGATAGCAAGCTCTGCGATACAGCGGGGAATGTGAGATGCAGAAACGACACAGAGAGCGGCATGGAAAACGCAATTCCGCCGAACGACGGTGACAACGATTTCAACAAAATGATTACGGATGCGGCTACCTACTGTGCCACGTTAACGCAACAGCAGTCCAACGATCGGATCGTTTATATAGGCAGCTCCAGCAGCTGTAGCAATTACTACATCTGCTATTATGGACAGGCTATACTGCAGGAGTGCAGCTCGGAACTGCATTGGAATGCGATGACTGGAAAGTGCGATGTACCGGAGAGGGCCCAATGCACGTTGGGTGCTCCTGAAGAGGATCCTTCTACGAATCCAATTGCTCCCAATGCGAACATAAACTCGGGTGTAGCTGTGTGGAATGAGTTCATCCACTGCCCCACCTACGGACAACATCTGTATCCCCATATGCAGCGATGCgagtttttcatttactgtgtGAAAGGACATCCCACTCTGCAGCAATGTCCGTTTTATTATTTCTTTGATATTGCCTCAAAAAGTTGTCAGTGGTCGCGTACGGCTTTGTGTGTACGTGATTTAAATTTGCCGCCCCAAATAAAACGACAAACCTGA
- the LOC108165274 gene encoding uncharacterized protein LOC108165274, translating into MSKYLSYLWLVLLWSGTSHGDHFDECDGMADESFVQSLDSCQSYVYCMGEDSQKGDCDDGEYFDAESGGCDDAANVQCFLDEVDEPELEPEPEEAEEEELTPATAPPTDPAPAVDQSSEVDILNIAPVVKPNCPISDDPSQVILMASNESCTNYYLCYHGHAMEMHCTNQLYFNALTGQCDHAENVQCALEDPRAHKCLPHMTEFFPHPDKCNYFYYCIKGFLTIQQCPFYYGWDIERRSCVQINVAKCYGNSRRTYYAYINCSGQDSTFCVDNITCNVAFYCNEPIISGNSTVAPLNSTSTSTSTSTSRSPILSTASPLDVREQCHQGVTKRFSYPQNCNYFYYCVDGFLLVEQCPIGYAFNATTGACGGRTRSSMDCTLTFWNDTEKMSKLCVFLFLMGFLFGRCQADEFAECIGNDGGFVSSQKSCAHYIFCNGNDSYDGECPDGEYFSSDTEMCEPMGDIDCRSGQAVETDNTPELDSSTDSSTVVNTESPPNSTLAAESLNATSTPTSIDGPGSNTTVFAPSVDIIVTSICPREDNKSRIILMANQNSCTDYYVCYQGEPYSMNCAATLHFNPRTGKCDHPENVRCLASTNNPREQCKRHTMDIYPHPDNCNYFYQCRLGYLIVQQCPFFYGWDHEKRSCVVLSQAKCYNQRKFQ; encoded by the exons ATGTCCAAATATCTATCGTACCTCTGGCTGGTTCTGCTGTGGAGCGGCACGTCACATGGAGATCACTTTGATGAGTGTGACGGAATGGCCGACGAGTCGTTTGTCCAAAGCTTAGACAGCTGTCAGTCCTATGTGTACTGCATGGGCGAGGACTCGCAGAAGGGCGACTGCGATGATGGTGAATACTTCGATGCCGAGTCGGGGGGCTGTGATGATGCTGCCAATGTGCAGTGCTTTCTGGACGAGGTCGACGAGCCGGAgctggagccggagccggaagAGGCAGAAGAGGAGGAGCTCACACCAGCCACGGCACCTCCAACGGATCCAGCACCAGCGGTGGACCAGTCATCCGAAGTGGATATCCTCAACATTGCGCCGGTGGTGAAGCCCAATTGTCCGATCAGCGACGACCCCAGCCAGGTCATACTCATGGCCAGCAACGAATCATGCACAAATTATTATCTGTGCTATCACGGACATGCCATGGAAATGCACTGCACCAACCAGTTGTACTTCAATGCCCTCACCGGGCAATGCGACCACGCGGAGAACGTTCAGTGTGCG CTGGAAGATCCGCGCGCTCACAAATGCCTGCCCCATATGACAGAGTTCTTTCCGCACCCGGACAAATGCAATTACTTCTATTACTGCATCAAGGGCTTCCTGACAATACAGCAGTGCCCCTTTTACTATGGCTGGGACATCGAGCGAAGGAGTTGTGTGCAGATAAATGTGGCGAAATGCTATGGAAACTCCCGGCGAACATA CTATGCCTACATCAACTGCTCTGGCCAGGACTCGACGTTCTGTGTGGACAACATCACTTGCAATGTCGCCTTCTATTGCAACGAGCCAATCATTTCGGGCAATTCCACTGTTGCGCCGCTTAATTCAACGTCAACGTCAACATCAACGTCAACGTCACGATCGCCGATCCTCTCCACAGCCTCGCCGCTGGATGTGCGAGAGCAGTGTCATCAGGGGGTAACCAAAAGGTTCAGCTATCCCCAGAATTGTAACTACTTTTACTACTGCGTGGACGGCTTTCTGCTTGTGGAGCAGTGTCCCATTGGATATGCATTCAATGCTACGACTGGAGCTTGTGGCGGACGTACCCGGAGCTCCATGGACTGTACT TTGACTTTTTGGAACGATACAGAGAAGATGTCGAAGCTTTGTGTTTTCTTGTTTCTAATGGGCTTCCTTTTTGGCAGATGCCAGGCGGACGAATTTGCCGAGTGCATTGGCAATGATGGGGGCTTTGTTTCCTCTCAAAAGAGCTGCGCACACTACATTTTCTGTAACGGAAATGATTCATATGACGGTGAATGCCCTGACGGCGAATACTTCAGCTCCGATACGGAAATGTGCGAGCCAATGGGCGATATTGATTGTCGCTCAGGACAGGCTGTGGAGACGGATAATACACCAGAATTAGATTCCAGTACAGATAGCTCAACAGTTGTCAATACCGAATCGCCTCCTAATAGtactctagcagccgaatCACTGAACGCCACATCAACTCCAACGTCCATCGATGGACCTGGCAGCAACACGACAGTATTTGCCCCGAGTGTGGATATAATTGTGACCAGTATTTGCCCACGAGAGGATAACAAGAGCCGCATCATATTAATGGCAAATCAAAATTCCTGCACGGACTACTATGTTTGCTATCAGGGTGAGCCGTATTCCATGAACTGTGCGGCCACCTTGCACTTCAATCCCCGCACTGGCAAATGCGATCATCCCGAGAATGTGCGATGCCTG GCATCCACAAATAATCCCCGGGAGCAGTGCAAACGGCATACAATGGATATTTACCCGCACCCAGATAATTGCAATTATTTCTACCAATGTCGCCTGGGATACTTAATTGTACAGCAGTGTCCTTTCTTTTATGGCTGGGACCACGAGAAGCGATCCTGTGTGGTTCTAAGCCAGGCCAAGTGCTATAACCAAAGGAAATTTCAATGA
- the LOC108151040 gene encoding uncharacterized protein LOC108151040, which produces MWKLLLLFGCLLPGHQVGAAFLQECQGVIINKVTNPDQSCSEFVHCNGDDSYYCNGDCLEPVYCYGANEEQIVSPAPEPAVPENPKPDSTSAPTTSSPRPSYTISPTSAASTASTASTAAPAVAATTISSTDVHVICKTSGRNKVYPYPANINYYYQCMGDFLLIQQCPQNFHFDAAQEQCIATKPYRMIRLFM; this is translated from the coding sequence ATGTGGAAGTTGTTGTTACTCTttggctgcctgctgcctggcCATCAGGTGGGGGCGGCATTCCTACAAGAATGTCAGGGAGTGATCATTAATAAGGTGACAAATCCCGACCAGTCGTGCAGCGAGTTCGTTCACTGTAACGGAGACGATTCCTACTACTGTAATGGGGATTGCCTGGAGCCTGTCTATTGCTATGGTGCAAATGAAGAACAAATCGTTTCCCCTGCACCAGAGCCCGCTGTACCGGAAAACCCCAAGCCAGATAGCACATCTGCCCCAACGACATCGAGTCCTCGCCCATCATATACGATTAGCCCTACTTCAGCAGCCTCAACAGCCTCAACAGCCTCAACAGCCGCaccagcagtagcagcaacaACCATTTCGAGCACCGATGTCCATGTAATCTGCAAGACGAGCGGCCGAAACAAGGTCTATCCCTACCCGGCCAATATTAACTACTACTATCAATGTATGGGGGATTTTCTCCTTATCCAGCAGTGCCCGCAGAATTTTCATTTCGATGCCGCGCAAGAACAATGTATTGCGACAAAACCTTATCGCATGATACGGCTATTCATGTAA
- the LOC108151041 gene encoding uncharacterized protein LOC108151041 has product MGPSLRFDFGLIVCGAIIVACGIHGLNITECNNQFGFINNTRPNCSYAYINCSGQDSTFCVDNITCNVAFYCNEPIISGNSTVAPLNSTSTSTSTSTSRSPILSTASPLDVREQCHQGVTKRFSYPQNCNYFYYCVDGFLLVEQCPIGYAFNATTGACGGRTRSSMDCTVR; this is encoded by the coding sequence ATGGGGCCCTCCTTGCGCTTTGACTTTGGCCTGATCGTTTGTGGCGCTATTATCGTGGCCTGTGGCATCCATGGCCTCAACATTACAGAATGCAATAACCAATTCGGATTCATAAACAACACGCGGCCCAACTGCAGCTATGCCTACATCAACTGCTCTGGCCAGGACTCGACGTTCTGTGTGGACAACATCACTTGCAATGTCGCCTTCTATTGCAACGAGCCAATCATTTCGGGCAATTCCACTGTTGCGCCGCTTAATTCAACGTCAACGTCAACATCAACGTCAACGTCACGATCGCCGATCCTCTCCACAGCCTCGCCGCTGGATGTGCGAGAGCAGTGTCATCAGGGGGTAACCAAAAGGTTCAGCTATCCCCAGAATTGTAACTACTTTTACTACTGCGTGGACGGCTTTCTGCTTGTGGAGCAGTGTCCCATTGGATATGCATTCAATGCTACGACTGGAGCTTGTGGCGGACGTACCCGGAGCTCCATGGACTGTACTGTACGCTGA
- the LOC117186733 gene encoding LOW QUALITY PROTEIN: uncharacterized protein LOC117186733 (The sequence of the model RefSeq protein was modified relative to this genomic sequence to represent the inferred CDS: inserted 3 bases in 2 codons): MRQRSRHFDVVSVVLSLQLNPHIVACRAVPCRSMPCHAMPSRPVMCIELSFVLARSIFPXSVHLSIAFKANIPYKKYQRRPAATSSYQQHLFXVLSSVEMLDNKLEFVQIVPAQPIDPLHSTPLDGPAMIVQIIESKLKKQKPSGKSQISVIYTITK; the protein is encoded by the exons ATGAGGCAGCGTAGCAGACATTTCGACGTCGTGTCCGTTGTCTTGTCTTTACAACTGAATCCACACATCGTagcgtgccgtgccgtgccgtgccgttccatgccatgccatgccatgccgtCTCGTCCCGTCATGTGCATTGAGCTGTCTTTTGTTCTGGCTCGATCGATCTTTCC TTCCGTTCATCTGTCGATTGCATTTAAGGCAAATATCCCTTATAAGAAAT ACCAGCGGCGACCAGCAGCTACCAGCAGCTACCAGCAGCACCTAT ATGTCTTATCGTCGGTGGAAATGCTTGACAATAAATTAGAATTTGTGCAAATTGTCCCAGCCCAGCCGATCgatccactccactccactccactcgatGGTCCCGCCATGATCGTGCAAATAATAGAGTCAAAACTGAAGAAGCAAAAGCCCTCAGGCAAATCGCAGATTTCTGTGATTTATACCATAACAAAATAA